A window of the Podospora bellae-mahoneyi strain CBS 112042 chromosome 6, whole genome shotgun sequence genome harbors these coding sequences:
- a CDS encoding hypothetical protein (EggNog:ENOG503P4SN) yields the protein MADPIAITAALTGLFPLVKEVFLMTQVLFEADKKLRSFWARVELQRAIFDAWEDGWLDARDKPDDKIKAYAFEKPLLARGILKEFVSLLKTLSDPDKLKKRYGLRPDRIPKYATRNDDVARDLRYYSDYLSGIDSRFNIKGLPAFNKSINDHLNLLKTVRYVIVGKDYELEDVVIRFTEFNRDLQLYTDSEANNEAAQRIYEVVLTGLHSKPDDPARLAEAALFEQKATIDPDAKRFYGDIAKFIGFSLSLRDVTVLNGRGLSPNMPSQKIFTRRDFSFDAPYKLGPHSTLARLLDYPTKYQTRLVLVEWVPVPKTVNVKTKLEGLKSEWYVLHADKPDGLLLPTAQGLVYDNTDSNFIGIVFQLPSHIRTEVPPKIAGRVDPRVVRSPKTTAAQRMPTSLRQLILQQPALDLGVRFKLAQKLLNSLHLMHTAGWMHKRIRADNILFFPSQSRDGEPDPTRLDFENPFLAGFHSARLEIETSSVLEVAAKPLEHIRPLQGLGKVLNQPRVVALDAYQHPEYRYNVNLPYRNQYDLYGVGAVLLELGLWETLEMLEKGDIGRRGYDPRVVPTKDDIRKDGETVERAGWKLDRIMGSTYGKVVRECLTLKPMPGDLLGLERTLVARLAHCQA from the exons ATGGCTGACCCGATTGCCATCACGGCCGCTTTGACCGGCCTCTTTCCTCTGGTCAAAG AGGTCTTTTTAATGACTCAGGTTCTCTTTGAGGCCGACAAGAAGCTTCGCTCTTTTTGGGCACGGGTGGAACTCCAGAGAGCA ATCTTTGATGCCTGGGAGGATGGGTGGCTCGACGCCCGGGACAAGCCTGATGATAAGATTAAAGCATACGCATTTGAAAAGCCACTTCTGGCAAGGGGTATCTTGAAGGAATTCGTGAGCCTGCTCAAGACACTCTCGGATCCcgacaagctcaagaaaAGATACGGTCTGAGGCCCGACAGGATCCCCAAGTATGCGACCAGAAACGACGATGTAGCGAGGGACTTGAGATACTACTCGGATTATCTCAGCGGTATCGACAGCCGCTTCAACATTAAGGGACTTCCTGCCTTTAACAAGAGCATCAACGACCACTTGAACTTGCTCAAGACTGTCCGTTATGTGATAGTGGGAAAGGACTACGAGCTTGAGGATGTAGTCATCCGGTTCACCGAGTTCAACCGAGACTTGCAGCTGTATACCGACAGCGAGGCCAACAACGAAGCGGCCCAGAGAATCTACGAGGTTGTCCTGACGGGCCTCCACTCGAAGCCTGACGACCCAGCACGTCTTGCCGAGGCAGCTCTGTTCGAGCAAAAGGCAACCATCGACCCCGACGCCAAGCGATTCTACGGCGACATCGCTAAATTCATcggcttctccctctccctccgaGACGTCACCGTCCTCAACGGCCGCGGCCTCAGCCCCAACATGCCCTCCCAAAAGATCTTCACCCGCCGAGACTTCTCCTTCGACGCCCCTTACAAACTCGGCCCCCactccaccctcgcccgtCTTTTGGATTATCCAACCAAATACCAAACCCGCCTCGTCCTTGTCGAGTGGGTCCCCGTCCCCAAGACCGTCAACGTCAAGACCAAGCTCGAAGGCCTCAAGTCGGAGTGGTATGTTCTCCACGCTGACAAACCCGACGGTCTCCTTTTGCCGACCGCCCAAGGTCTGGTATACGACAACACCGACTCCAACTTCATCGGCATCGTCTTCCAACTCCCGTCGCACATCAGGACGGAAGTTCCCCCCAAGATCGCCGGCCGGGTTGATCCCCGGGTTGTCCGCTCCCCCAAGACCACGGCCGCTCAAAGGATGCCCACCAGCCTGAGgcagctcatcctccaacaaccGGCCCTCGACCTTGGCGTCCGGTTCAAGCTGGCGCAAAAGCTTCTCAACTCTCTGCACTTGATGCACACGGCCGGCTGGATGCACAAGCGCATCCGCGCCGATAACATactcttttttccctcccaGAGCCGAGACGGCGAGCCTGACCCGACAAGACTGGACTTTGAGAACCCTTTTCTCGCGGGGTTCCACTCTGCTCGCTTGGAGATTGAGACGTCGTCTGTTCTTGAGGTGGCTGCGAAGCCGCTGGAGCATATCCGCCCGCTTCAGGGGCTGGGTAAAGTGCTGAATCAGCCTAGGGTTGTCGCGTTGGATGCGTACCAGCATCCGGAGTATAGGTATAATGTCAACCTGCCCTACCGGAATCAGTATGACCTTTATGGGGTGGGGGCTGTGCTGTTGGAGCTGGGGCTGTGGGAGACGCTcgagatgttggagaagggggataTTGGACGGAGGGGGTATGATCCGAGGGTTGTGCCGACCAAGGATGATATCaggaaggatggggagacggtggagagggcggggTGGAAGTTGGATAG GATTATGGGCTCAACATATGgaaaggtggtgagggagtgcTTGACGCTTAAGCCTATGCCGGGGGACCTGCTTGGGTTGGAAAGGACGCtggtggcgaggttggctCATTGCCAGGCCTGA